Proteins encoded within one genomic window of Gambusia affinis linkage group LG23, SWU_Gaff_1.0, whole genome shotgun sequence:
- the LOC122826126 gene encoding histone H1-like → MAEVAPSAVVIPADVPHKPPPAPRPKKGASIYKLIVAIVAESKDRKGMSLTALKKALAVKGVNVSKGNKRINNAVTKLVTSGTLSRTKGTGACGSFKLAKPKRDPKASNQKKAVKKKASAKAKRSTGKKASAPKRPAKRAAAKKSPKKSPAKKVARKVKKSPKKTVVRRPKTVKRPKSAKKPKPARRPAAKRPVAKKRPIKRRPAKKARRY, encoded by the coding sequence ATGGCAGAAGTAGCTCCATCAGCTGTTGTAATCCCGGCGGATGTTCCGCATAagcctcctcctgctcctcggCCTAAGAAGGGAGCCAGCATCTACAAACTCATCGTGGCTATCGTGGCCGAGTCCAAGGATCGCAAGGGAATGTCTCTGACGGCGCTCAAGAAGGCTCTGGCAGTGAAAGGCGTGAATGTGTCCAAGGGCAACAAGCGCATCAACAACGCCGTTACGAAGTTGGTCACATCAGGAACCCTGAGCCGAACCAAAGGGACCGGAGCATGCGGCTCCTTCAAGCTCGCTAAGCCTAAGAGAGACCCAAAAGCCTCCAATCAAAAGAAGGCGGTGAAGAAGAAGGCTTCAGCCAAGGCAAAGCGATCGACCGGCAAGAAAGCTAGCGCTCCCAAAAGGCCCGCCAAAAGAGCAGCGGCCAAGAAGTCCCCGAAGAAGTCACCGGCAAAGAAAGTAGCTAGAAAGGTAAAGAAGAGCCCCAAGAAAACCGTCGTTAGGAGGCCGAAAACTGTCAAGAGGCCGAAGTCTGCAAAGAAACCAAAGCCTGCTAGGAGACCCGCAGCTAAAAGACCGGTAGCCAAGAAAAGGCCGATAAAAAGGCGCCCAGCTAAGAAGGCTAGGAGGTACTAG
- the LOC122826135 gene encoding histone H1-like, whose protein sequence is MAEVAPAAAPAKAPAKAPKKKSATKVKKDGPSLPKLIVAAVADSKERKGVSLAALKKVLAGKGVDVAKANKRINTAVTKLVTKGTLSQTKGTGATGSFKLAKKEPKAAKPAKKVVKKKAPAKAKKPAAKKATTPKKPAAKKAAAKKSPKKAAAKKTPKKVVKSPKKSPKKPAAKKPKAAKKPAAKKTGAKKPAAKKAKK, encoded by the coding sequence ATGGCAGAAGTAGCTCCAGCAGCCGCACCGGCTAAAGCCCCGGCTAAAGCGCCGAAGAAGAAGTCCGCAACCAAGGTTAAGAAAGATGGACCCAGTCTACCCAAACTCATCGTGGCCGCCGTGGCCGACTCCAAGGAGCGCAAGGGAGTTTCTCTGGCGGCGCTTAAAAAGGTCCTTGCCGGGAAAGGCGTTGATGTGGCCAAGGCCAACAAGCGTATCAACACCGCCGTTACCAAGCTTGTGACGAAGGGAACTCTTAGCCAAACTAAAGGGACCGGAGCAACCGGGTCCTTCAAGCTCGCTAAGAAGGAGCCCAAAGCTGCCAAACCCGCCAAGAAGGTGGTGAAGAAGAAGGCTCCCGCCAAGGCAAAGAAACCAGCCGCCAAGAAGGCCACAACACCCAAGAAACCCGCCGCTAAGAAAGCAGCAGCCAAAAAATCTCCGAAGAAGGCAGCGGCCAAGAAAACCCCTAAAAAAGTGGTGAAGAGCCCCAAAAAGAGCCCTAAAAAGCCCGCCGCTAAGAAGCCAAAGGCTGCTAAGAAGCCTGCAGCCAAGAAAACGGGAGCCAAAAAACCCGCAGCGAAGAAGGCCAAGAAGTAA
- the LOC122826664 gene encoding histone H2A translates to MSGRGKTGGKARAKAKTRSSRAGLQFPVGRVHRLLRKGNYAERVGAGAPVYLAAVLEYLTAEILELAGNAARDNKKTRIIPRHLQLAVRNDEELNKLLGGVTIAQGGVLPNIQAVLLPKKTEKAAKAK, encoded by the coding sequence ATGTCTGGACGCGGTAAGACCGGTGGCAAAGCCAGAGCTAAGGCTAAGACCCGCTCATCCCGTGCGGGGCTTCAGTTCCCAGTGGGCCGTGTTCACAGGCTGTTGAGGAAAGGAAACTACGCCGAGCGCGTCGGTGCCGGAGCTCCAGTCTATCTGGCGGCGGTGCTCGAATATCTGACCGCTGAGATCCTGGAGTTGGCTGGAAACGCTGCCCGCGATAACAAGAAGACCAGGATCATCCCCCGTCATCTGCAGCTGGCCGTCCGCAACGACGAGGAGCTCAACAAGCTGCTCGGCGGAGTCACCATCGCTCAGGGTGGTGTTCTCCCTAACATCCAAGCTGTCCTGCTGCCCAAGAAGACCGAGAAAGCAGCTAAGGCCAAGTAA
- the LOC122826128 gene encoding histone H2A, producing MSGRGKTGGKARAKAKTRSSRAGLQFPVGRVHRLLRKGNYAERVGAGAPVYLAAVLEYLTAEILELAGNAARDNKKTRIIPRHLQLAVRNDEELNKLLGGVTIAQGGVLPNIQAVLLPKKTEKAAKAK from the coding sequence ATGTCTGGACGTGGAAAGACCGGTGGCAAAGCCAGAGCGAAGGCCAAGACCCGCTCATCCCGTGCGGGGCTTCAGTTCCCAGTGGGCCGTGTTCACAGGCTGTTGAGGAAAGGAAACTACGCCGAGCGCGTCGGTGCCGGAGCTCCAGTCTATCTGGCGGCGGTGCTCGAATATCTGACCGCTGAGATCCTGGAGTTGGCTGGAAACGCTGCCCGTGATAACAAGAAGACTAGGATCATCCCCCGTCATCTGCAGCTGGCCGTCCGCAACGACGAGGAGCTCAACAAGCTGCTCGGTGGAGTCACCATCGCTCAGGGTGGTGTTCTCCCTAACATCCAAGCTGTCCTGCTGCCCAAGAAGACCGAGAAAGCAGCTAAGGCCAAGTAA
- the LOC122826134 gene encoding histone H1-like gives MAEIAPAPIRTSVNSANSANIPMKKSTSRIKKDGPSISKLIVNAVADSNERKGVSLAALKKLLARNGVDVTKSNKRINSTITKLVTSGSLSRTRGTGASGSFKIPKDKDKAKKKPKTAKQAKKATPKKKAPAKAKRPASKKSPKKSPAKKPARKSPKKGPARKPAKRVKGSPKRSTKKSPKKSPKKATARRPKPAKRPAAKKGPAKKRPTKRARRSYW, from the coding sequence ATGGCAGAAATAGCACCAGCGCCAATCAGAACCTCGGTAAACTCGGCAAACTCGGCTAACATTCCGATGAAGAAGTCCACTTCTCGGATCAAGAAGGATGGACCCAGCATCTCCAAACTCATCGTGAACGCAGTGGCCGACTCCAATGAACGTAAAGGGGTTTCTCTGGCGGCCCTCAAGAAACTCCTGGCCAGGAATGGCGTCGATGTGACCAAGTCCAACAAGCGCATCAACAGCACTATTACCAAGCTAGTGACAAGTGGAAGCCTGAGCCGGACTAGAGGGACTGGAGCATCCGGGTCCTTCAAGATACCTAAAGATAAGGATAAGGCTAAGAAGAAGCCCAAAACCGCAAAACAAGCGAAAAAGGCAACTCCGAAGAAGAAGGCTCCCGCCAAGGCAAAGAGACCAGCCTCCAAGAAGTCACCGAAAAAGTCACCGGCGAAGAAACCAGCCAGGAAGTCTCCGAAGAAGGGACCGGCAAGGAAACCAGCCAAAAGGGTAAAAGGGAGCCCTAAAAGGAGCACCAAAAAGAGCCCCAAAAAGAGTCCCAAAAAGGCCACAGCTAGGAGGCCGAAGCCGGCTAAGAGACCGGCAGCTAAAAAAGGCCCGGCAAAAAAGCGCCCAACTAAAAGGGCCAGGAGGAGCTACTGGTAA
- the LOC122826130 gene encoding histone H2B 1/2-like, translating into MPEPAKSAPKKGSKKAVTKTAAKGGKKKRKTRKESYAIYVYKVLKQVHPDTGISSKAMSIMNSFVNDIFERIASEASRLAHYNKRSTITSREIQTAVRLLLPGELAKHAVSEGTKAVTKYTSSK; encoded by the coding sequence ATGCCTGAACCCGCCAAGTCTGCGCCCAAGAAGGGCTCCAAAAAAGCCGTAACCAAGACGGCCGCTAAAGGAggcaagaagaagagaaagactAGGAAGGAGAGCTACGCCATCTACGTCTACAAGGTCCTCAAGCAGGTCCACCCCGATACCGGCATCTCGTCGAAGGCCATGAGCATCATGAACTCGTTCGTTAACGACATCTTTGAGCGCATCGCCTCCGAGGCCTCCCGTCTGGCTCACTACAACAAGCGCTCCACCATCACCTCCAGGGAGATCCAGACGGCCGTGCGCCTCCTGCTGCCCGGTGAGCTGGCCAAGCACGCCGTGTCTGAGGGCACCAAGGCGGTCACCAAGTACACTAGCTCCAAGTAA
- the LOC122826132 gene encoding histone H2B 1/2-like has protein sequence MPEPAKSAPKKGSKKAVTKTAAKGGKKKRKTRKESYAIYVYKVLKQVHPDTGISSKAMSIMNSFVNDIFERIASEASRLAHYNKRSTITSREIQTAVRLLLPGELAKHAVSEGTKAVTKYTSSK, from the coding sequence ATGCCTGAACCCGCCAAGTCTGCGCCCAAGAAGGGCTCCAAGAAAGCCGTGACCAAGACGGCCGCTAAAGGAggcaagaagaagagaaagaccAGGAAGGAGAGCTACGCCATCTACGTCTACAAGGTCCTCAAGCAGGTCCACCCCGATACCGGCATCTCGTCGAAGGCCATGAGCATCATGAACTCGTTCGTTAACGACATCTTTGAGCGCATCGCCTCCGAGGCCTCCCGTCTGGCTCACTACAACAAGCGCTCCACCATCACCTCCAGGGAGATCCAGACGGCCGTGCGCCTCCTGTTGCCCGGTGAGCTGGCCAAGCACGCCGTGTCTGAGGGCACCAAGGCGGTCACCAAGTACACCAGCTCCAAGTAA
- the LOC122826812 gene encoding histone H4, whose amino-acid sequence MSGRGKGGKGLGKGGAKRHRKVLRDNIQGITKPAIRRLARRGGVKRISGLIYEETRGVLKVFLENVIRDAVTYTEHAKRKTVTAMDVVYALKRQGRTLYGFGG is encoded by the coding sequence ATGAGTGGACGTGGAAAGGGAGGTAAAGGACTCGGAAAAGGAGGCGCTAAGCGTCACCGTAAAGTCCTCCGTGATAACATCCAGGGAATCACTAAGCCCGCTATCCGTCGCCTGGCTCGCCGTGGTGGAGTCAAACGTATCTCCGGTCTTATCTACGAGGAGACCCGCGGTGTGCTTAAGGTTTTTCTGGAGAACGTCATCCGTGATGCTGTCACCTATACTGAGCACGCCAAGAGGAAGACCGTGACCGCCATGGATGTGGTATACGCTCTCAAGAGGCAGGGCCGCACTCTGTACGGCTTCGGCGGTTAA
- the LOC122826133 gene encoding histone H4, which yields MSGRGKGGKGLGKGGAKRHRKVLRDNIQGITKPAIRRLARRGGVKRISGLIYEETRGVLKVFLENVIRDAVTYTEHAKRKTVTAMDVVYALKRQGRTLYGFGG from the coding sequence ATGAGTGGCCGTGGAAAGGGAGGTAAAGGACTCGGAAAAGGAGGCGCTAAGCGTCACCGTAAAGTCCTCCGTGATAACATCCAGGGAATCACTAAGCCCGCTATCCGCCGCCTGGCTCGCCGCGGTGGAGTCAAACGTATCTCCGGTCTCATCTACGAGGAGACCCGCGGTGTGCTCAAGGTTTTCCTGGAGAACGTCATCCGTGATGCCGTGACCTACACTGAGCACGCCAAGAGGAAGACCGTGACCGCCATGGATGTGGTATACGCTCTCAAGAGGCAGGGCCGCACTCTGTACGGCTTTGGCGGTTAA
- the LOC122826394 gene encoding histone H1-like, protein MDVITSVSRSRLHHLLRIMAEVAPAPVPAKAPAKAPKKKTGTKAKKDGPSLAKLIVAAVAESKERKGMSVAALKKVLAGKGVDVVKANKRINTAVTKLVTKGALSQTKGTGASGSFKLAKKEPKAAKPAKKVVKKKAPAKAKKPAAKKATTPKKPTAKKAAAKKSPKKAVAKKSPKKAAAKKTPKKVVKKSPKKPAAKKPKAAKKPAAKKTGAKKPAAKKAKK, encoded by the coding sequence ATGGATGTTATAACTTCCGTCTCGCGCTCGAGACTTCATCATTTACTGAGAATCATGGCAGAAGTAGCTCCAGCACCCGTACCGGCTAAAGCTCCGGCTAAAGCCCCGAAGAAGAAGACCGGTACCAAGGCTAAAAAAGATGGACCCAGCCTCGCTAAACTCATCGTGGCCGCCGTAGCCGAGTCCAAAGAGCGCAAGGGGATGTCTGTGGCGGCTCTCAAGAAGGTCCTGGCCGGGAAAGGCGTCGATGTGGTCAAAGCCAACAAGCGTATCAACACCGCCGTTACCAAGCTTGTAACGAAGGGAGCTCTTAGCCAAACTAAAGGGACAGGAGCATCCGGGTCCTTCAAGCTCGCTAAGAAGGAGCCCAAAGCCGCCAAACCGGCCAAGAAAGTGGTGAAGAAGAAGGCTCCCGCCAAGGCAAAGAAACCAGCCGCCAAGAAGGCCACAACACCCAAGAAACCCACCGCTAAGAAAGCAGCAGCCAAGAAATCTCCGAAGAAGGCAGTAGCTAAGAAATCTCCGAAGAAGGCAGCGGCCAAGAAAACTCCAAAAAAGGTGGTCAAGAAGAGCCCTAAAAAGCCCGCCGCCAAGAAGCCAAAGGCTGCTAAGAAGCCTGCAGCCAAGAAAACGGGAGCCAAAAAACCCGCAGCGAAGAAGGCCAAGAAGTAA
- the LOC122826381 gene encoding histone H2B 1/2 yields MPEPAKSAPKKGSKKAVTKTAGKGGKKRRRTRKESYAIYVYKVLKQVHPDTGISSKAMSIMNSFVNDIFERIASEASRLAHYNKRSTITSREIQTAVRLLLPGELAKHAVSEGTKAVTKYTSSK; encoded by the coding sequence ATGCCTGAACCCGCCAAGTCTGCGCCTAAGAAGGGCTCCAAGAAAGCCGTGACCAAGACGGCCGGTAAAGGAGGCAAGAAGAGGAGAAGGACCAGGAAGGAGAGCTACGCCATCTACGTCTACAAGGTGCTGAAGCAGGTCCACCCCGATACCGGCATCTCGTCGAAGGCCATGAGCATCATGAACTCGTTCGTTAACGACATCTTTGAGCGCATCGCCTCCGAGGCCTCCCGTCTGGCTCACTACAACAAGCGCTCCACCATCACCTCCAGGGAGATCCAGACGGCCGTGCGCCTCCTGCTGCCCGGTGAGCTGGCCAAGCACGCCGTGTCTGAGGGCACCAAGGCGGTCACCAAGTACACCAGCTCCAAGTAA
- the LOC122826574 gene encoding histone H3, giving the protein MARTKQTARKSTGGKAPRKQLATKAARKSAPATGGVKKPHRYRPGTVALREIRRYQKSTELLIRKLPFQRLVREIAQDFKTDLRFQSSAVMALQEASEAYLVGLFEDTNLCAIHAKRVTIMPKDIQLARRIRGERA; this is encoded by the coding sequence ATGGCAAGAACCAAGCAGACCGCTCGTAAATCCACCGGAGGAAAAGCTCCCAGGAAGCAGCTGGCAACCAAAGCTGCCCGTAAGAGCGCTCCAGCCACCGGCGGAGTTAAGAAGCCTCACCGTTACAGGCCCGGTACCGTGGCTCTGAGAGAGATCCGCCGCTACCAGAAATCCACAGAGCTGCTGATCCGCAAGCTGCCCTTCCAGCGCCTGGTCAGGGAGATCGCTCAAGATTTCAAGACCGACCTGCGCTTCCAGAGCTCCGCCGTCATGGCTCTTCAGGAGGCCAGCGAGGCTTACCTGGTGGGTCTCTTCGAGGACACCAACCTGTGCGCCATTCACGCCAAGAGGGTCACCATCATGCCTAAAGACATCCAGCTGGCCCGTCGTATCCGCGGAGAACGTGCTTAA
- the LOC122826663 gene encoding histone H4, whose amino-acid sequence MSGRGKGGKGLGKGGAKRHRKVLRDNIQGITKPAIRRLARRGGVKRISGLIYEETRGVLKVFLENVIRDAVTYTEHAKRKTVTAMDVVYALKRQGRTLYGFGG is encoded by the coding sequence ATGAGTGGACGTGGAAAGGGAGGTAAAGGACTTGGAAAAGGAGGCGCTAAGCGTCACCGTAAAGTCCTCCGTGATAACATCCAGGGAATCACTAAGCCCGCTATCCGTCGCCTGGCTCGCCGTGGTGGAGTCAAACGTATCTCCGGTCTTATCTACGAGGAGACCCGCGGTGTGCTTAAGGTTTTCCTGGAGAACGTCATCCGTGATGCCGTCACCTATACTGAGCACGCCAAGAGGAAGACCGTGACCGCCATGGATGTGGTATACGCTCTCAAGAGGCAGGGCCGCACTCTGTACGGCTTCGGCGGTTAA
- the LOC122826131 gene encoding histone H2B 1/2-like, with amino-acid sequence MPEPAKSAPKKGSKKAVTKTAGKGGKKRRKTRKESYAIYVYKVLKQVHPDTGISSKAMSIMNSFVNDIFERIASEASRLAHYNKRSTITSREIQTAVRLLLPGELAKHAVSEGTKAVTKYTSSK; translated from the coding sequence ATGCCTGAACCCGCCAAGTCTGCGCCCAAGAAGGGCTCCAAGAAAGCCGTGACCAAGACGGCCGGCAAAGGAGgcaagaagaggagaaagacCAGGAAGGAGAGCTACGCCATCTACGTCTACAAGGTCCTCAAGCAGGTCCACCCTGATACCGGCATCTCGTCGAAGGCCATGAGCATCATGAACTCGTTCGTTAACGACATCTTTGAGCGCATCGCCTCCGAGGCCTCCCGTCTGGCTCACTACAACAAGCGCTCCACCATCACCTCCAGGGAGATCCAGACGGCCGTGCGCCTCCTGCTGCCCGGTGAGCTGGCCAAGCACGCCGTGTCTGAGGGCACCAAGGCGGTCACCAAGTACACCAGCTCCAAGTAA
- the LOC122826127 gene encoding histone H2A → MSGRGKTGGKARAKAKTRSSRAGLQFPVGRVHRLLRKGNYAERVGAGAPVYLAAVLEYLTAEILELAGNAARDNKKTRIIPRHLQLAVRNDEELNKLLGGVTIAQGGVLPNIQAVLLPKKTEKAAKAK, encoded by the coding sequence ATGTCTGGACGCGGAAAGACCGGTGGCAAAGCCAGAGCTAAGGCTAAGACCCGCTCATCCCGTGCGGGGCTTCAGTTCCCAGTGGGCCGTGTTCACAGGCTGTTGAGGAAAGGAAACTACGCCGAGCGCGTCGGTGCCGGAGCTCCAGTCTATCTAGCGGCGGTGCTCGAGTATCTGACCGCTGAGATCCTGGAGCTGGCTGGAAACGCTGCCCGCGATAACAAGAAGACCAGGATCATCCCCCGTCATCTGCAGCTGGCCGTCCGCAACGACGAGGAGCTCAACAAGCTGCTCGGCGGAGTCACCATCGCTCAGGGTGGTGTTCTCCCTAACATCCAAGCTGTCCTGCTGCCCAAGAAGACCGAGAAAGCAGCTAAGGCCAAGTAA